Part of the Streptomyces europaeiscabiei genome is shown below.
CAGATGTTCGGCCGTGCGGGATTCGCCTTGCTTCGCAAACGAGTCCTCCTGGCCACGTGAGCGTTTGTCAGTGTCTGCTGGAATGCTGGCTTCGTCCGCGAGAGCGATACCAGGAGCCGTGCATGGGAACGTGGGGAACAGGCCCATTCGACAGCGATCTCGCTGCCGACTTCGTCGATGAACTCGAGGGACTGACTCCTCAGAAGGTCATCGAAGTGCTCGAGCGAGCATTCCAGCGAGTCACTCCCGGAGGACGCGTGGATGGCGGCGACGGCACCGATGCGGTGGCCGCCGCGGCTCTCGTTGCCAGCACAATCCCGGGCAGCGGGATTGTGATCGCCCCTGATGACGGACCCAGAGAACCTCTGCCGCAGCTCCCGTTGGCTCTCCGCACGTCAGCCGTGCTCGCTCTGCAGTGCGTACTCCAAGACGGATCGGAACTGCTGACCGGCTGGGTGGACAGTGCCGACGCCGCTCAGTGGCGCCACGAAGTCCAACGGATCGCGGAGGCCCTGGGACCGATCGGTCACGAGCAGTAACCGCGCCACACGAAGTGGACCAGAGCCCGTTCTCGCGGACAGAGCCACCGTGCCAAAGACGTACGGGCTGGGGCCGATGCCCTGGCGTGGGAGTACGGAGACCTACCGCCCGCACCGCGCCAGTTGCAATGATGCGGGTACCACAAGTGTGCTGGACAGTCCGTGATGCGGATCTACCCGAATCCGCGCCGACGCCTGGCCTGACGGTCAGACGGCGCGCAGTCGAGGGGGGTCAGGCTGCTCCGGCTCGGCCTCCGCAACAACCGTGAGGGGAACGGGGGCCTCGGTGTCGGTGGTCTCCTCCGCCCGGCGGCGCAGCTTCGACCTAAGGCTGATCAGCCCGCTCTTGACTTGCGGCGCGGCCTTCACCGCAACGGCCCCCAGCGCGACGCCCGTGCCGAGGATCACCAGAGCCGCCTTGGTTCCGTCGAACAGCACGGCGTGCGTGTTGAGCGTGTTGTCGTCATTCCGCGCCAGCGGGCTCTTTCCGCCCGGAGTGCTCGACTGCGAGAGGTGTGTGTCGGAAGGATGCTCTACCAGCATCAGTTCCCTGATCGAGTCACCCCAGTTGAACTCCATGACGCAACTGTAGAGGCGGCCTGGCGCGCCGCGGCCCGGAACGGCATGGTCTCCACTTTGGTCAACGGACGAGGCCCCGAAGACCCTTTGTCGGGGACTCCGGGGCGGGAGAGGATGCGTCCATGATCGACACGAATGAGAAACCCGAGAAACAGGCCGCGATCGCCGCGGCGAAGGACGGTGAACTCCGCCTGCATGACCCCGCCGTCCGGGCCTCCGCCGTCGGCGTCCGGCTGTTCGACCCCGAGTTCGTCGAGATCGGCGCCTCCGGGCGGCGCTGGACGTACGAGGAGATGGTCGCGGCCCTGCCCACCCTGCACGGCGGAGTGGACAGCCCGCACATCGAGGCCTCCGGGATGCGCGGGGTGCTCCTCACCGCGGACCTCGTGCACCTGACATACAAGAGCGTCATCGCCGGACGCCGGGCGCGCCGCAGCTCCCTGTGGCGCAAGGGCCAGGGCGACACCGGATGGCGGCTCTACTACCACCAGGGCACTCCCGTCCCCGAGGGCTGAACACACCTTCAGTCAGGGCCTTCGGGCCTCCCCAGGGGATGGCCTGCCGACCGCCATAGGCGGCGACACGCGCGTGTCATGTGTGTTTCGTTCTGCTGCGTCGATAGGAAGTCACGCAACCCGATTGGAGGGACCGCGTCAGCGGCAGAGCTTGTCCAGGT
Proteins encoded:
- a CDS encoding DUF4259 domain-containing protein, giving the protein MGTWGTGPFDSDLAADFVDELEGLTPQKVIEVLERAFQRVTPGGRVDGGDGTDAVAAAALVASTIPGSGIVIAPDDGPREPLPQLPLALRTSAVLALQCVLQDGSELLTGWVDSADAAQWRHEVQRIAEALGPIGHEQ
- a CDS encoding nuclear transport factor 2 family protein yields the protein MIDTNEKPEKQAAIAAAKDGELRLHDPAVRASAVGVRLFDPEFVEIGASGRRWTYEEMVAALPTLHGGVDSPHIEASGMRGVLLTADLVHLTYKSVIAGRRARRSSLWRKGQGDTGWRLYYHQGTPVPEG